The Cutaneotrichosporon cavernicola HIS019 DNA, chromosome: 5 DNA segment GTTGAAGAGGGGGTTGAACTGGTACGGCATTTTGGGTGATTACAAGTGTTTTTTTTTTTTGAGACAcaagagaagagaggagagagaagaTAAGAAaaagaggaagagggaggaggggggggtTAAGATGTAgagtggggaggaaggtgattGATAGGGTGGTGACGGGCTTGTATGTATAGGTTGGCTACCCTTTCTTACCGCTTAAAGTCTACCACCCCCTTAAGCTGCAAAAGTCTTGCACGCGGCACAGTCCCGGTTCACTCCACCGGCCGCACTACGACCCTGAAGCATTTCAGTCCGTCCCTCCGTTTGCCTCTCCTCACTTGCCTAACAACTCCGAAAACGCCGCCCCACGTGCGTGATCTACCTATATCCACCCAGCCAAGAACCGTGCCGTTTGATCCTAGTCCCCAATGACCCGGTGCTTACTTCTCGGGGCTCGGGGTGTCGGGATCCGTTTCTTGGCTTGCTCTTTGTATCACACTTTCATCCATGGACACGCGCTGTCACAGAGTTGATGACAGGGGCGAATGACACTGGTGTGCTGCTGATGAAGACGGACTGATCGACACCAAACATGCGAGGTATACTGGCGAGTATCGGAGCGTGCCGGGTTCGGAAGTATTTCCGGAGGAACGTGGGACGGGATAGCGTCGGGTTGCCGGGGTAAGATaccgccgccaccatgCGGCACCGCGCCCAGCGAGTTGCACTGACCCTGGTTCTGATGGCGAGGAAAGCGGGCTTGGCGCCGGAGACTGCGGGCATGTTGGGGAGCTGCATGGTCTGGGGCATTAGTATGATGATAGGTGAGAGAGAAGTAACAGTGGTCATGGCGTCGGAGACGGTGAGGGAGTAAGGAGACCgtggagagaagagagaagagagaagagagaagagagaaaAGGGAATAAAGGTGAGTGGATGAAGGAAGGCGGGGCAAATACCACCAGACGTACCAAGCAAGTGAAGGAAGTGGCtgaaggaaggagaggcAAGTACACCGCCACCCTGCAGCTCTCAACACACTCAAATGCACTTCACATACACACTCACGTTCTCACATTGTACACTCAACTTGATACAGCCGGCTACATCGCGGAACACTTCTCTCTAATGATATCCGTATGGTGACACAACTACTCCAACAGACACGCTGACAATTAGATTACATCGACcaccacccctccccctgCTGCTCGTATTCCTCTCGCTCGTCTATACGCCAGCTATCCTCCTCATTTCCCTTCTCAACCATGTCGTGACCCTTGTGGCTCCCATACGTGTCGTGGCCACCATACGCCGGTCGGACCTCGTAACCTTGGTAAGCCTTTGACCCCTCGTAaccctcgtcgtctctTCTGAGCATGTCGCGCTCGGGATCGAATAGCGCCACGCCCGGCGCTTCCCCAGCTTCGGCGCGCAGCACCTCGTTCTCCTCCCGTAGTCTCAATCCCCAATCAACGAGCGAGCGGTTGACATCGCGATACCGCACGACCTTGGCTTGGAGGCGGGcgatctcggcgcgggCTTCCTGAAGCTCGACAGCGGACTCGAATGCAGAACCCAGTGTCTCGCAATACCGGTGCATGAGGCCGCTGtaggcgcgcgagcgcatgACGGCGTTGCTGAGGGTCTGGACGCGCTCTgagcgctcggcgagctcacgGGGCGTGGGGTCGGGTTGTGGCGTGATGAGGGAAGGTAGCGAATTGAgggacgccgacgagagAGACGGGATCGAAGCAATGGCTGCGGGCGATTCCGGGCTGGGCACGAGGGGGAACTGCGGAGACGTTGGCGGCTTGATCATCTCCAGGGTGGGCGTgagaggcggcgcagaAGAGGTGCTCGAGCCGGAGACGGTGCGgggtggcgtcggcgcctGGATCATGATCGCGGGTCGGAAGGGAAAGCAGTCACGTTCGAGGATGATGTGTGCCGGTGTCTTGTACACGAACTTGGCAGGCGCGTTGCGCACATCTGGATGGCGGCGGGGTACCTCCTGGATGTCGAGAGAGGGACATGTATCGAAGTCAAACTCGAAACTGTGGCGCACAATCTCGAGGCTGCTCGTACGCACCGGGATGGCGGGGTGGCCGACGGGGATGACTTGGTGGCCGACCTCTACTTCGACGCTGGAGAGAGAACCGGAATCGCCAGACCCCGGCGAGTCGAGCACGAAGGCGCgggccagcgcctcgatgGTGGGTTGGcgagagagggggagggtgtCTGCGCTCCACGCGGCTGTTCTCAGCGGCCTTTCCAACTGGTCGACTCACCAGGTAGATATCCCTCGAAttcgtcgcgctcgagtaGCATCCATCCCTCATCGGAGCGTGCGCGCATGAGCGTATGCCGCAGCGGCGCAGGCTGCTGCGGGCGTGCGGGCGTGCTGAAGCGGCGCCGGGGCATGGCGAGAGTGGTCGTGACTGATGAATGAGGTGTGAGGAAGTGAGAGTTGACGTGGGGATACAGCTGTGACTGTTGTATGTACGGTTTCAAGTGACggaaggggtggggggATGGTCGTTGGCGTTCAGCCCCTCGTCGTTGTGGCGCGCACCCCATCCTTTACCACCGCCCCCTTTCTCCCACGCCCGCGGCCCGTGCGAGCGCCGACCTGCCCATCTCATTGTACGATGTAAGTCCCAGCAGTGGCGTTTAGCATGCTCGTccccgccatcgccgaTAGCGACATCACCGGGTGGCAGGTTTGATCGCTGGTATTCGGTTGTGGCTGGTCAATAGTGTAACGCAAACATTGGTGTCCTGGATTCCGCGCGTGACAGTGATAAGAGTGAGTGGGTGGTGAATGATGGTGATCAAAGGAAGAACTGGGTGGCAGCCGTCAGTTGTGTTTACGAGCTCTTGACACGATGGAAGAGTGTGGTCGGGTACAGCGCTAGATGGAAAGAGGGTAGACGTGTGGGATGTGAGATGAGAGATTGAGCGCGTAACGCCAGTCAAGACGGAGATCCGCATGGAAGTGAGCGCGTGTTGTCGACATTGCACAGTCAAGTGCTCGGCATTCTAAGGCATCAAGCGGCTCTGGAATGACGAACCGTCGAATGCACGCCGGGTACCGATGTGCAAAACATGGAAGATGTTTTGGGCCATGAGAATTGAGGATGCATCGACCTTTTGCCTTTTGCCTCAGCAGAGCTCGGTAGCTTGCTCTGTAGCGTGGCAGCCGACCGAGTGGGGCAGGTAAGGCATCTGAGGGCGGAAGGGGCGCTTGTGAGGCGGCTGCAGTCGCTTGGACTGGCCATCTCAGGCACGAAACGTGGGGTGGAGCGGATATGAGGCGCATCTCGGTGTTCACACCGTACCTCAATGCGATGCGACCTCGATGCACCATCTTTCGTTCCGCTCCAAGCGCTGAGTGAAAAGAGATGGAGATATAAGAGAGGGGTGGATGACTGACCGCCGACGATTCTCACAGACACAGACACAGACACAGACACAGACACAGACACAGACACAGACACAGACACAGACACAGACACAGACACAGACACAGACACAGACACAGACACAGCGTACACAAACAGAGACACAGACACAAACGCAGCGTACACAAACACACACTCAGAGACACAATGACGATCACTACTCCGAAGACCGACAGCCAGCGCATGAACGCGACCCTCCAGTCCTCGTGCCAGTGGGGTTCCACCCCCGACGGGGGAATGAACCGCCTCGCCTtgaacgacgacgacgcacGCGTACGGCGCTGGTTCATCTCTGAGACCAAGGCGCTGGGCTGCAGTGTCTCCATCGATGCGATGGGAAATATCTTCGCCGTGCGTCCGGGTCGTCGCAACCTCCCCCCCATCGCGGTAGGGAGCCACCTCGACACCCAGCCCACGGGAGGCCGGTACGATGGTATCCTGGGCGTTTTGGCTGGCCTGGAGATCCTCAAAGCCCTCCAAGCGGCGCAGTACGAGACCGACTACCCCGTCGCGGCGGTGTGCTGGACGAACGAGGAGGGTGCGCGTTTCGTGCCCTCCTGCCTTGGTAGCGGGGTCTATGCTGGCGACATGTCTCTGGAGTACGGGTGAGTCCTATATATATACATGTCGCTAATTCAGACACACCCGTACCGACACTGCTGGGGTTTCGGTACGCTCCGAGCTGGAGCGGCACGACATGCTCGGCTCCATGCCAGCCTCGCACACTTCCAACCCCCTCAGCGCGCACTTTGAGCTGCATATCGAGCAGGGTCCCATCCTGTTCGAGGCGGGTCTCCCAGTCGCGGCCGTATCGGGCGTACAGGGATGGCGCTGGTTTGAGATCTCGCTACAGGGACGTGGTAGCCACGCCGGCACTACTCCTTTCGGGTACAGGCGCGACCCGCTTATCGCTTTCGCCAAGCTGGTTctggcggcggaggagattGCCAAGTCCCACCGTGGGCTGTGTACCATTGGGCGGGTGGGAAGCGCTGCGATTCAGAGCACCAACTGCGTGATGGACGATGTGGTGTTCCACCTCGATATCCGACACCGCCAGCTTGAGGGGAtggatgcgctcgagcggGCGATGAGAAAGGAGTTTGCGAGGATTGtgggtggagaggagggggtcGAGATTGCGCGCTGGGACACGCTTTCGACAGTTGACCCTACTGTtttcgacgccgacgcggtgAACTGTGTtcgggaggcggcgcggctgACCGGCACCGCTCACGATGATTTGGTTAGCGGGGCTGGACACGACTCGGTGTTCACGGCCCGCAACTGTCCTACAGCCATGTGCTTCATCCGGTGCAGGGACGGGATTAGCCACCACCCCAGCGAATACTCTACGCCCGAGGATATGTGAGTTTTGCCTCGAGAGTGGGCTGACGATAGCGCGATTGGGACGGAGACGCTCCTCCAGGCTGTGCTGGCTTACGAGAGCAAGATGGCCGCCAAGCTGGCGTAGGGTAGTGTAGCATGTATCTGTATCTGTGGTGATCGTGGCTGCGTAGATCAAAGGGCTCTTCGAGTTGCTCTGTCCGATACTGCCCGAAACGACGTGATAGGCATAACGGAGAGGCGTCAGGCTGACCTAACGTTATGAAAGGAACGATAGCAATGGTAGCCAAATGGCCATGACGATGACGTTTGCCGAGCGCGGAAAGTGGCACAACTCGCGTGACATGACAGTGGCAACCGCGTAGGCCGCGGACGTAAGGACTCCGATATTCGGCTATGTATGCTCATTCTGGCAGCACTGCACTATCACACGTCTAACGTCGATAGGGGAGGTTCAGTGGCGATAGAGGCCGCCATACAGGCGTGATAACAAAGCAATACCACGGAGTGAGGGTTGGGGAACGCGAGTTGCGATTAGTTATCGGTTCCACCTTCGGCTCCGAGGCTGATAACGACCTTGAAATGCCATCCATCAGAGGTGTTAGTTGTCAGTCTTCTTATCGCACAGCGAGGAAGCAAGAAACGAAGAAGCAAGCAAGGAAACAGTCTGCATTCTGAATAGGTCGGTAGCAACAACATACAACATTCCGGTTGTGGGATAAGTGGGAAAACATTAGGACTGTCATCAGCCACTTATCCATTTGGCGTGTCTCACCATGATCACTTCCGTTCAATAGTTGACAATGTCGATCAAGAGGCCTAgaagtcgtcctcgtcctcctcaatGGTGCGGTTCTGGATCGCGAGGAGCATGGCGGCCGATTGGCGCTGCGATGCGATCTCGCTCTGGCTCATCCGGCGCTGGGGcgggtgcggcggcgcaggttCCTTGGACGTAGTCTCGATGGGTGCGCCGAATGGCGAGGTGAACGTGGGAACGTCCGGGGCCTGCGACGCGTTGGAAGCCTGAGTAGTAGGCGGCATTGTGAGTGAGGTTGTGGCAGATatggtggtggttggtggTTGGAGATGGTGTGTCGTGGCTTGGAGTCGGAGAGCGCGCAAGATATatgtgcgcgagcgcgagatgcgAATGGGAGCTCGAATGAGGATCTGGTATGTATGCGGACAGGTGGCGCAAGTGGAGTGGGGAAGAACTGAAGGTATATGTCTCTATCTCTTATATGCCCAAACTCTCGATAGAGGGGTATACGGCCGAAGTGGTGCGGCCGGTGGAGCCTGGGTGTGGCATACCCGGAGGTGTCGACAGGTCAGCTGGCCGTCGGTGCGGAATGCGTAGGTCTCCCGATAAGGATCCGCCACCAGCTTGCCATCCCGGTCCTGGTCCGCGTCCCCACCCGGGCCTGCGGGCTCCGGGTCTACCATGCACGGGTAAGCCTAGGCTCTGACACGGCGCGGTGGAGATACCGATACATTGTTGTGGATTAAGAACAATGCAGTTATTCTCGGGCTACCGGGCTACAGCATGTCTCGGCTGCGGTACTCCATCTTTGGCTCCTCATCCTGACGTGCATTCGTGTACGGACCCCTCGAGGTCATTTGCCGTTGTGTACACTCTGCCTGGGACAATGGCTTATCGGGTATTGTGATGCGTGTGATATGTGTGAGTGTGCCACCGAGACTTTGGAACAACGAGCGCTCGTTGACTACGCCGACACGGCTCTCACGTTCCGAGCTCACCCGACACCGCCCCCGTGACGGAATGGGCCTGAACATTCAAAGTGGACAGGCCATGTGACCAAATCCGTCTCGAAGTGCTCGTTTAACTCTGATCGGTGTGTAAAGTTGTGTACCTGGTCGTGTTCCTTCGGGCTGTGCCTCGTCTtcggtgtcgtcgtcgtttgTGGGTATGAGAATGCCGATATTTGGATCCATATCAACCCTTGAGGTGTGAGGCTGGCATGTCGAGGATTCGGGTGCTTCTGTTCCATACCCCCAGCTACGAGATCGTGGCGCCTGAGATCTTGAGATCTTGAGGCTTGAGAGAGATTCTTGGATTGTGCACGTGGAGTTTGAGGAGGTAAGATTGCATGGCAAGTTAGGGATTAGCCTGGAATGATGGTTAGTGATCGCGTGGGATCGCACAGCCGCAGATCTTCACGTCTTGTACAGGCTGCCCTCTAACCCCTCCAACGACGACCCAAGCCGCCGCTACACAGGTAATGCTACATGGAATGCTATGATTATATCGGCCGGCTCTGCCGGGGGTCGTGTCGTGTCGTGTAGCCGTACCGGCAATTCTGCCGTCTGTGCTCGTGAGGGAGGGTATCCGTGATCAATGGATCCGTTCCAGAGGCAGCCCTTCTGGTGCGTTTCGGTTTAGgtttgggcttgggcttgggcttgagcttgggcttgggcttgggcttgggcttgggcttgggcttggggcCAAGGCTACCTCTTGAGCCACgagtcgcgctcgcgctcacggGCGACGAACACGCTCTCAACGGGGGTcatgacgcgctcgcgctcgtaGCTGAGCTCACTGTCAATGTCGAGACTGAGGGCTGGGCGCCCCCGCCCGAGCTGTTCcccccaccgccgctgGGAACGGAGGCGCGCTGCCCTCGCTCCGCCGATTGGGACGACGCGGCTCTGGGCCGCTGCAAGGCGggtcgcgtcgtcgtccttgacccGTGCGcgggaggggttgggttCGGCCGCACGCGCCATTGGGGTTAGAAGGAGGGGGCGGAGTTCGGGGGTTGGCTCTGTCCAACGGAAGAAGGTTGCGAGCGtgtcgcgcttggcggAACGAGACTTGGTCTTCTTgggtgatggcgagggaGTTTCGGGGGCGCGTGGTGAGTGCATCGCTGCGGTTGGGGAAGGGTACGACTTGGGCGACATTGGGGGTTCAAAGGGAGGAGTTGGGAGTGCGGTATAAGTGTAGGTATTGGTTTGGCGGAGGGCGTCAACGACGCTGATGGGTTGGGCGCGCATCTTGACCGGCGACTGTGGGGTCTGGGAGCGCAGAAAGTCGATCATGCTGAACTGGGCTGGAGGGGAGAGACAAACGACAGAGCCGATTGATCGTGGTCGCGCAAGAGGCGATggtgggagaggtggagTGTATGGCCTACGACGAAGGCTGGCGAGAGCGTGTTGAGAGTAGTGGGATGCAGTGGTGGACATGGTTGTGGTTTGGGGGGTTCGCGAGCGGGGGGAGTGCGGGCTCATATGCGAAGCCGCCTGTGATGCACAGAGCTCATAGAGGGTGACATCGATTGGCCCACTCTGGAtccatcctcgccaagaaTGATTCAACCAAGCGGTCAGAACCGGGGCGTTTACAGGTTTACACAGGGTGAGCAAGGGGCACCGATCCATGGTGCCCAGCTTTTCGTCTCAGTTTGAGGGATTTGTTAGAACAATGGCTTAGAATAGGGCCATGGCTCTTGGCTCTTGGGCCCATACCATATCCCATGCGTTCAACAGATCAGGCGAGCGTTGCAGGGCATTGTTCTTGTTACGCGTTGCTTTGTCCGGGGCTCTTGTTTCCAAGTAGTGAAAGCGATAGAGGTGACTGGAAGGTCCTGGTTGAGAATGAGTCGCATTTGAAGCGGAGGCGACCAACGTGCGGACACCTGCCTGAGAGGCGGATCTTCCGCTCGTACCTCTAGCTCTCTCCCGATGATCCCGATGAGACCATCTCTTGACATGCATGTCCACAGAGCGTTACTGAAGGGGCGTAATCAGTTACATCAGCGTGCTGGCTGAGAAAGCTAGAAACCTGGAAACCTGCTATCTACGTTGGTGGAGTAACTGGAAACTGGATACCTTGACTAGAGCTGGTGGTGTACGTCTATTAGCCGATTGCATTACCGGGATCTGATTGTTGAAATACAGTGCCTGTGCGGAATACTCGCTTGAATATCTCTTCATCTCTCGGCCGAGTTTGCGTGTCTCATTTCTCAACGTCATCAagtcctcttcctcttcgacGAGTCTTGGCTCTGGCCAGACAATGTACGCACAGGACCCATTCACCATGTCTAACCGTAGATGCCTTCTATCCTTCGACCGGCCCTTCTGACTGCGGCGGTagccctcctcgcccttgcctATCAACTCTCCCGAACCCCCGCTGACGAGGACACACTCACTCTGGGATTGGTACTAGGCAGCGAGCGGAGGAGCGGCAACACGATCGGCATCGGGACCTACCTAGCCGCCTTGATACCCACCCTCTCCCTACAAGGTGTCGTCCTGGACGTGGTGGACCTCACATCGCTTAACCTCCCCCGCACGTTCGTGCACGTGCCATCCAAGCCCCGCCCGCCCTCAGTGTGGTCATTCCTCCCGTCCGCAGACAGGAGTTGGGCAACTCGCGTGCGGCGATGGGACGCCGTTCTCTTCGTCGCCCCAGAATATAACGGTCATGTGCCGGGTCTCCTCAAGTCCGCCTTGGATCGGCTTTATCACGAATGGCGCGGCAGACCCGCGGGACTTGTCGTGCACGGCCACGATGGGGGGAAGAAAGTGCTCGAGAGCGGGAGGGCGTTGATGGCCGAGTTGGGAATGGAGATCGTCGGTGGTGTTGCCGTTTCGACTGGGAGTCGACCGGTTTCGGGAACGGAGGCTTGGTTAGCGGAAGAGGTCGGGCCCGACGTGGAGAAGATTGTGAGGGGTCTggtggcggccgcggaGCGAATCAAGGCGGAACGCCGCTAACAATTGGGAGATGGCAGGTGGGTAGCCTGTCTAAGAAGACATTCTTTGAAGGTAGAGTGGTGATGGAGAACGTGTGAatgctcgaggagcgtTCCAGTCGGCGTGGCGTCGACATTGACTAAGATGGAAatcggcgccaccgcctTGAATGGGATCCA contains these protein-coding regions:
- a CDS encoding uncharacterized protein (Peptidase family M20/M25/M40); this translates as MTITTPKTDSQRMNATLQSSCQWGSTPDGGMNRLALNDDDARVRRWFISETKALGCSVSIDAMGNIFAVRPGRRNLPPIAVGSHLDTQPTGGRYDGILGVLAGLEILKALQAAQYETDYPVAAVCWTNEEGARFVPSCLGSGVYAGDMSLEYGHTRTDTAGVSVRSELERHDMLGSMPASHTSNPLSAHFELHIEQGPILFEAGLPVAAVSGVQGWRWFEISLQGRGSHAGTTPFGYRRDPLIAFAKLVLAAEEIAKSHRGLCTIGRVGSAAIQSTNCVMDDVVFHLDIRHRQLEGMDALERAMRKEFARIVGGEEGVEIARWDTLSTVDPTVFDADAVNCVREAARLTGTAHDDLVSGAGHDSVFTARNCPTAMCFIRCRDGISHHPSEYSTPEDIAIGTETLLQAVLAYESKMAAKLA